One window of the Pedobacter ginsengisoli genome contains the following:
- a CDS encoding GH92 family glycosyl hydrolase, with protein sequence MKKILLYCFLSAPVLANAQQSLVKYVKPIIGTQKMGHTYPGATVPFGSVQLSPDTDTLSYELNGKYNGDIYKYCAGYKYEDKTIVGFSHTHFSGTGHSDLGDFLIMPTQGKLQLNPGTADDPKSGFRSAFSHDNEVAEAGYYKVKLDDDNILAELTATNRVGMHQYTFPKSDESHIILDLMSGIYNYDDKTVWTFVRVVNDTLITGYRQTNGWARTRTVYFAMSFSKPFVSYGQKNFDKAQVYKGFWRKFDQTKNFPDIAGRRIRMYFDFKTENQEKIKVKFALSPVSQVNALENMQAEAQGWDFNKVKQQAQAEWNKELNKIKIDALEDDKTNFYTAMYHAFINPTNYSDVNGEYKGLDQDVHKADGFINYTTFSLWDTYRALHPFLNIMQPARNNDIVKSMMAHYDQSALKMLPIWSHYANDNWCMSGYHSVSVLTDAIIKGVYNGDANKALDACVTTANHRDYEGIGDYIDLGYIPAERSGTSVSNTLEYAYDDWCIAQLAKKLNRQDVYDEFTKRSGNWKNVFDKSIGFMRPKMADGSFKKEFDVLSTHGQGFIEGNTWNYSFFVPQDPKALIEQMGGNKKVGLRLDSLFTMHLPDEFFAETEDITREGIIGGYVHGNEPAHHVAYLYNWIGQPWKTQERVRMILKMQYKPTPDGLGGNDDCGQMSAWYMFSSLGFYPVSPGSEDYSLGSPAIKNAVLTLENGKTFTIEALNQSDKNVYVQKVLLNGKQLAGNTIKHSDITAGGKLTFYLTAKPVKK encoded by the coding sequence ATGAAAAAAATCCTCCTGTACTGCTTTTTATCAGCCCCGGTGCTGGCAAATGCGCAGCAAAGCCTGGTAAAGTATGTAAAGCCAATTATTGGAACTCAAAAAATGGGGCATACGTATCCGGGCGCTACTGTTCCTTTTGGATCTGTTCAGCTAAGTCCTGATACAGATACTTTGTCGTACGAATTGAATGGCAAGTATAATGGTGATATTTATAAGTATTGTGCCGGGTATAAGTATGAGGATAAGACAATTGTAGGGTTTAGCCATACGCATTTCAGCGGTACCGGACACTCTGATCTGGGAGATTTTCTGATTATGCCAACTCAAGGAAAACTGCAATTAAATCCGGGTACTGCTGATGATCCTAAATCGGGTTTTAGATCAGCATTTTCTCATGATAATGAGGTTGCAGAGGCTGGATATTATAAGGTTAAACTAGACGATGACAATATTTTAGCTGAGCTTACCGCAACAAATAGGGTAGGTATGCACCAGTATACATTTCCAAAGTCTGATGAGTCGCATATTATACTGGATTTGATGTCGGGCATTTACAACTATGACGACAAAACGGTATGGACTTTTGTACGTGTGGTTAATGATACTTTAATTACCGGTTACAGGCAAACTAATGGTTGGGCACGTACACGTACCGTGTATTTTGCGATGTCATTTTCTAAACCGTTTGTTTCTTACGGACAAAAGAATTTTGATAAAGCACAGGTGTATAAGGGGTTCTGGAGAAAGTTTGACCAGACTAAAAACTTTCCGGATATTGCAGGACGACGTATTAGAATGTACTTTGATTTTAAAACAGAAAATCAGGAAAAGATCAAGGTAAAGTTCGCGTTATCTCCTGTTAGTCAGGTAAATGCTTTGGAGAACATGCAGGCAGAAGCACAGGGATGGGATTTTAATAAAGTAAAACAACAGGCACAGGCAGAGTGGAATAAGGAGCTTAACAAGATCAAAATTGATGCTTTGGAAGATGATAAGACCAATTTCTATACAGCAATGTATCACGCTTTTATTAACCCGACGAACTACAGCGATGTAAACGGAGAGTATAAAGGGTTGGATCAGGATGTTCATAAAGCCGATGGCTTTATCAACTACACCACGTTCTCTTTGTGGGATACTTATCGTGCATTGCACCCTTTTTTGAATATCATGCAGCCTGCCAGAAACAACGACATCGTAAAATCAATGATGGCTCATTATGATCAGAGTGCGTTAAAAATGCTTCCTATATGGTCGCACTATGCAAACGATAACTGGTGCATGAGCGGTTACCACAGTGTTTCTGTTTTAACAGACGCAATTATTAAAGGTGTATATAATGGTGATGCCAACAAGGCGCTGGATGCTTGTGTAACCACTGCCAATCACCGCGATTATGAGGGGATAGGGGATTATATAGATCTGGGTTATATCCCGGCAGAGCGCAGCGGAACGTCGGTTTCGAATACATTAGAGTATGCTTATGATGACTGGTGTATTGCTCAGCTGGCTAAAAAGCTAAACAGACAGGATGTTTATGATGAATTTACCAAGCGTTCTGGAAACTGGAAAAATGTGTTTGATAAGTCTATAGGTTTTATGAGGCCAAAAATGGCTGATGGTTCTTTTAAAAAAGAGTTTGATGTATTAAGCACTCATGGACAAGGGTTTATTGAAGGCAATACCTGGAACTACAGTTTCTTTGTGCCTCAGGACCCTAAAGCTTTAATTGAGCAAATGGGCGGCAATAAAAAGGTTGGCTTAAGGTTAGATTCTTTATTTACGATGCACCTTCCGGATGAGTTTTTTGCTGAAACAGAAGATATTACCAGAGAGGGGATTATTGGTGGATACGTGCACGGCAATGAGCCTGCTCATCATGTGGCTTATCTGTACAATTGGATTGGACAACCCTGGAAAACGCAGGAGAGGGTGCGTATGATCCTGAAAATGCAGTATAAACCTACACCTGATGGGTTGGGTGGTAATGATGATTGCGGACAAATGAGTGCATGGTATATGTTTTCTTCTTTAGGTTTTTATCCGGTATCTCCAGGCTCTGAAGACTATTCTTTGGGAAGCCCGGCTATAAAAAATGCTGTGCTTACACTTGAAAATGGGAAAACGTTTACTATTGAAGCTTTAAATCAAAGTGATAAAAATGTGTATGTTCAGAAGGTTTTGTTAAATGGAAAACAGCTTGCTGGAAATACAATTAAACACTCTGATATTACGGCTGGCGGTAAGCTGACGTTTTATCTGACCGCTAAACCGGTTAAGAAATAA
- the mnmA gene encoding tRNA 2-thiouridine(34) synthase MnmA: protein MSKRGRILVAMSGGVDSSVAAVMLHEQGYEVIGLTMKTWDYATSGSSSKETGCCSLDSINDARTLAVNYGFPHYILDIRDEFGDFVIDNFVDEYLAGRTPNPCVLCNTHIKWEALLKRANKLDCEFIATGHYANIRQQDSGRYVISKGKDENKDQSYVLWGVSQENLARTQFPLGSFAKSEIRQMALDMGQEELAKKSESYEICFVPDNDYRAFLKHKVEDLEDRVAGGNFITKDGMVVGQHKGYPFYTIGQRKGLGIAFGEPMFVTQIMPESNTVVLGRAEDLERNEALVRNVNLVKYGSILEPMDNVVTKIRYKDAGMLSTIVQEGDKMRVVFDHNVSAIAPGQSAVFYEGNDLLGGGFLC from the coding sequence ATGAGTAAAAGAGGAAGAATATTAGTCGCCATGAGTGGCGGTGTTGATAGTTCAGTAGCAGCAGTAATGCTACACGAACAAGGTTATGAAGTTATTGGATTAACCATGAAAACATGGGATTATGCAACATCAGGCAGCAGTAGTAAAGAAACAGGCTGTTGCAGTTTAGATAGCATAAACGATGCCCGCACCTTAGCCGTAAACTATGGTTTCCCTCATTATATTCTCGATATCCGCGATGAGTTTGGCGATTTTGTAATCGACAACTTTGTTGATGAATATCTTGCAGGACGTACACCAAACCCGTGTGTATTGTGCAATACCCATATTAAATGGGAAGCATTATTAAAACGCGCCAACAAACTGGATTGCGAATTTATTGCAACAGGGCACTATGCAAACATCAGACAACAAGATAGCGGCCGTTATGTAATTTCTAAAGGAAAAGACGAAAATAAAGACCAATCATACGTACTATGGGGTGTTTCTCAGGAAAACCTTGCACGTACACAATTCCCTCTGGGTTCTTTTGCCAAGTCTGAAATCAGACAAATGGCTTTAGACATGGGGCAAGAAGAACTTGCTAAGAAAAGTGAAAGCTACGAGATCTGTTTTGTGCCAGATAACGATTACCGTGCCTTCTTAAAACATAAAGTTGAAGATTTAGAAGACAGAGTTGCCGGCGGTAACTTCATCACTAAAGACGGAATGGTAGTTGGCCAGCATAAAGGCTATCCTTTTTACACCATTGGTCAGCGTAAAGGACTTGGAATTGCCTTTGGCGAGCCAATGTTTGTAACCCAAATTATGCCTGAAAGTAATACAGTAGTACTTGGCAGAGCCGAAGATCTGGAAAGAAACGAGGCTTTGGTACGCAACGTAAATCTGGTAAAATACGGAAGTATTTTAGAACCAATGGATAATGTAGTTACTAAAATCAGATATAAAGATGCAGGTATGTTAAGCACTATCGTTCAGGAAGGCGATAAAATGCGCGTAGTATTTGACCACAATGTATCAGCAATAGCACCTGGACAATCAGCAGTTTTCTATGAAGGAAACGACCTGTTGGGCGGCGGCTTCCTTTGCTAG
- a CDS encoding bifunctional metallophosphatase/5'-nucleotidase: protein MEELLKTNRRDFLRTGGIAAAALALNLNAFEAEAAGGVTKLTILHTNDVHSRVEPFPIDGSKYEGLGGTARRSALIKKIRSEEKNVLLFDAGDIFQGTPYFNKFGGELEIKLMAAMGYDAATMGNHDFDNGMEGFYKQLPHANFPVLCSNYDFSNTILNKSTLPYKIFKKDGLKIGVFGVGIELHGLVDGKNYGDAVYLDPVAKANEIADILKNDFKCDLVICLSHLGYKYKTDKVSDQILAKNNKSIDLIIGGHTHTFMDQPEDVQNLSGAITTINQVGFAGINLGRVDYYFERYKGKKIKSASPYLISNKLEKNDLQ from the coding sequence ATGGAAGAATTACTAAAAACTAACCGCAGAGATTTTCTTAGAACTGGTGGTATTGCTGCAGCTGCTTTGGCCTTAAATTTAAATGCATTTGAAGCAGAGGCGGCCGGTGGGGTAACAAAGCTAACTATTTTGCATACTAATGATGTTCACAGCAGGGTAGAGCCTTTTCCTATCGACGGATCTAAATATGAAGGTTTGGGTGGTACGGCAAGGCGATCCGCCCTGATAAAAAAGATAAGAAGCGAAGAGAAAAACGTGCTGCTGTTTGATGCCGGCGACATTTTTCAGGGAACTCCATATTTTAATAAGTTTGGTGGAGAGCTCGAAATTAAGCTCATGGCTGCAATGGGATATGATGCTGCAACGATGGGCAATCATGATTTTGATAATGGTATGGAGGGGTTTTATAAGCAATTGCCTCATGCCAATTTCCCTGTTCTTTGTAGTAATTACGATTTCTCTAATACGATACTCAATAAATCGACCCTTCCGTATAAGATATTTAAAAAGGATGGATTAAAGATTGGTGTTTTTGGGGTTGGAATAGAATTGCATGGTTTGGTTGATGGCAAAAACTATGGAGATGCAGTTTACTTAGACCCGGTTGCAAAGGCTAATGAAATAGCTGATATATTAAAGAATGACTTTAAATGTGATCTGGTAATTTGCTTATCTCATTTGGGTTACAAATATAAAACAGATAAGGTTTCTGATCAGATTTTAGCGAAAAATAATAAGAGTATCGACCTGATAATAGGTGGTCATACGCATACTTTTATGGATCAGCCAGAGGATGTGCAGAATTTGAGCGGAGCAATAACTACCATAAATCAGGTTGGTTTTGCAGGGATTAATCTTGGCAGGGTAGATTATTATTTTGAAAGATATAAAGGTAAAAAGATAAAATCGGCTTCGCCTTACTTGATCTCTAATAAATTGGAAAAGAATGACCTCCAATGA